A section of the Candidatus Acidiferrales bacterium genome encodes:
- a CDS encoding DNA methyltransferase yields MATHHKIIIGDSRKMTELPDESVHLVITSPPYWQLKDYGSENQIGFHDSYEAYINNLNLVWSECFRVLQQGCRLCINIGDQFARSVYYGRYKIIPIRTEIIKFCEMLGMDYMGAVIWQKVTTTNTTGGATIMGSFPYPRNGILKIDYEFILIFKKLGDPPKVSKEIKELSKLTTEEWNTYFAGHWNFAGEKQENHLAMFPEELPRRLIRMFSFVGDTVLDPFLGSGTTSLAAKNLSRNSVGYEINPKFISIIKNKLKVSERDIFGDATFEFINQQSSIDDYSASIESLPYKFLDPHGLDKKIDPRKLKFGSKIEDGDGKERMELHAVKEVQNSEIVILDNGLSIRLLGIVEDPTRREEALAFLRNKTRGQRVFLKFDDEKYDEKGNLLVYLFLKNKTFINAHLLKAGLVNVDQSRWFKYKKRFEAFHEASRAKARQ; encoded by the coding sequence ATGGCAACACACCACAAAATCATAATCGGCGACTCACGGAAGATGACGGAACTTCCCGATGAGTCTGTCCATCTAGTCATCACTTCGCCACCATACTGGCAGCTCAAAGATTATGGAAGTGAAAATCAGATAGGATTCCATGACTCTTACGAAGCGTACATTAACAATCTAAATCTTGTTTGGAGCGAATGTTTCCGAGTTCTACAACAAGGCTGTCGTCTTTGTATTAACATTGGTGACCAGTTTGCCCGCTCCGTGTATTACGGACGGTATAAGATTATTCCCATAAGGACAGAAATAATTAAGTTCTGTGAGATGTTAGGGATGGACTACATGGGAGCTGTAATCTGGCAAAAGGTCACCACAACCAACACCACTGGCGGCGCTACTATAATGGGCTCATTTCCCTATCCTCGAAACGGAATACTCAAGATTGACTATGAGTTTATTCTAATTTTTAAAAAGCTTGGTGACCCGCCAAAGGTGAGCAAAGAGATCAAAGAGCTTTCCAAGCTCACAACAGAGGAATGGAACACCTACTTTGCAGGACATTGGAATTTTGCCGGTGAGAAGCAGGAGAATCATCTCGCGATGTTCCCCGAAGAGCTCCCGCGACGATTGATTCGGATGTTTTCTTTTGTTGGCGATACGGTTCTCGATCCATTTCTTGGGAGCGGAACAACTTCACTCGCGGCGAAGAATCTTAGCAGAAATTCTGTTGGTTATGAGATTAACCCAAAGTTCATTTCTATCATCAAAAACAAGCTGAAAGTCTCCGAGCGTGACATATTTGGAGATGCCACGTTTGAATTCATCAATCAACAGTCATCAATCGATGATTATTCCGCATCAATAGAATCGTTGCCATATAAATTTCTTGATCCACATGGGCTTGATAAGAAGATCGATCCTCGGAAACTGAAGTTCGGTTCGAAGATCGAAGATGGAGATGGCAAAGAAAGAATGGAGCTTCATGCCGTCAAGGAAGTTCAGAACTCCGAAATAGTTATCCTCGACAATGGGTTGTCAATCAGGCTGCTAGGAATCGTTGAAGATCCAACGCGCCGGGAAGAAGCCCTTGCCTTCCTTCGAAACAAGACCAGAGGGCAAAGAGTGTTTCTAAAATTTGACGATGAGAAATACGATGAAAAGGGAAATTTGCTCGTATACTTGTTTCTGAAAAACAAAACCTTTATTAATGCACATCTTCTCAAAGCTGGACTCGTGAACGTTGATCAATCTAGATGGTTCAAATACAAGAAAAGATTCGAGGCATTCCATGAAGCTTCAAGAGCAAAAGCTCGTCAATGA
- a CDS encoding MAE_28990/MAE_18760 family HEPN-like nuclease codes for MSKKNRTLNELNDNLQEEYAWRIKELHDFKSVVDASRNDNTRNALIRSGVALLYAHWEGFVKNAAQNYYTFVSFKRLKHNELKENFIAVCLRKSIHELLETNKVVMQTKSVKFILNELGNQAHFPSRIPIESFNLTYEVLCEYCTLLGLETENYELKKYFIDKKLVENRHKIAHGKYFNVDYSTFNDIYETTIELLDAVKIDIVNAAALEKYRKV; via the coding sequence ATGAGCAAGAAGAATAGGACGCTGAATGAACTGAACGATAATCTGCAGGAAGAATATGCTTGGCGGATTAAAGAGCTTCATGACTTCAAGAGCGTCGTGGATGCTTCCAGGAATGACAACACCAGAAACGCGTTGATTCGATCGGGAGTTGCATTACTTTATGCTCATTGGGAAGGTTTTGTGAAAAATGCTGCCCAAAATTATTACACCTTTGTTTCGTTCAAAAGGTTGAAGCACAACGAACTCAAGGAGAATTTCATCGCAGTTTGTTTAAGGAAAAGTATACATGAACTTCTTGAAACCAACAAGGTTGTCATGCAAACGAAAAGCGTAAAGTTTATCTTGAATGAATTGGGAAACCAAGCTCATTTTCCTTCACGCATCCCAATCGAGTCATTCAATTTGACATACGAAGTCTTGTGTGAATACTGTACATTGCTAGGATTAGAGACGGAAAATTATGAATTGAAAAAATATTTTATAGATAAGAAACTCGTCGAGAATAGACACAAAATCGCTCATGGTAAATATTTTAACGTCGATTATTCTACTTTCAATGATATATATGAGACAACAATAGAACTCCTAGACGCAGTCAAGATTGACATTGTAAATGCAGCTGCCCTAGAAAAGTACCGAAAGGTTTGA
- a CDS encoding YCF48-related protein produces MKKHLLTMACLMSLSCLASAQTSWTQQVSNTDSTLWDVCFANDAVGYACGNYGIILKTTNGGKSWVSQNSGTTSQLGSIHFLDAENGYISGFLDSSVVLKTTNGGNTWNIVLNIPNKHAGGLWFVNPDTGIVGLGTTAYTNSKILKTRNGGTTWDTVYSTGWISYFYFPDSKDGYATGSLGTILRTSNGGDTWDSVNVGGSPWMSGVYFSDKSNGFVGGGNYQSGSGELFKTTDGGNTWQGILTSGAIAKIFFMDTSTGYAINADFSGAGTLLMTTDGGGHWNPESTPRNGIRGIFLTHDGTGYAVGDSGLILSTLGPTKVDDRGNIAPAQFTLEQNYPNPFNPSTVISYQLSVVSNVTLKVYDVLGREVETLINQRQAAGSYSVTFNAAGLPSGVYFYRLQTGTYTATKKLMLLK; encoded by the coding sequence ATGAAGAAACATCTACTAACAATGGCATGTTTGATGTCCCTCTCTTGTCTTGCAAGCGCCCAAACATCATGGACACAGCAGGTAAGCAACACCGATAGTACTCTTTGGGATGTATGTTTTGCAAATGATGCTGTCGGCTATGCATGCGGAAATTACGGGATCATATTGAAAACAACGAACGGCGGGAAGTCCTGGGTTTCTCAAAACTCTGGAACGACGAGCCAGTTGGGCAGCATCCATTTTCTCGATGCCGAGAACGGATACATAAGCGGTTTCCTTGATAGTTCCGTCGTGTTGAAAACAACCAATGGCGGGAACACCTGGAATATCGTTCTCAATATCCCCAATAAGCATGCTGGAGGTCTATGGTTTGTTAATCCCGATACCGGCATAGTTGGATTGGGGACAACTGCATATACGAACAGCAAGATTTTAAAGACACGAAATGGCGGAACGACATGGGACACCGTCTATTCAACCGGCTGGATTAGTTATTTCTATTTTCCAGACTCGAAAGATGGGTACGCGACTGGCAGCCTCGGCACAATTCTCAGGACCTCAAACGGCGGCGATACTTGGGATTCCGTCAATGTCGGAGGAAGTCCCTGGATGTCAGGAGTGTATTTCTCGGACAAATCGAACGGTTTTGTCGGTGGCGGCAATTACCAAAGCGGGTCAGGAGAATTATTCAAAACTACCGACGGCGGAAATACGTGGCAGGGTATTTTGACAAGCGGAGCGATAGCAAAAATCTTCTTCATGGACACGAGTACAGGATATGCAATTAACGCCGACTTTAGTGGAGCGGGAACGCTTTTGATGACTACGGACGGCGGAGGTCATTGGAATCCCGAAAGCACTCCGAGAAACGGGATAAGAGGAATATTTTTAACGCATGATGGAACGGGATATGCGGTAGGCGACAGCGGGTTGATTCTCTCCACTTTAGGACCGACGAAGGTTGATGACAGAGGAAACATCGCGCCCGCACAATTTACTCTTGAACAAAATTATCCTAACCCTTTCAACCCGTCGACGGTCATTAGTTATCAGCTTTCAGTAGTCAGCAATGTTACGCTGAAAGTTTACGATGTTCTTGGAAGAGAAGTTGAGACATTGATCAATCAACGCCAGGCTGCAGGAAGTTATTCGGTAACTTTCAATGCGGCCGGCTTGCCGAGCGGAGTGTACTTCTACAGACTGCAAACCGGGACTTACACTGCGACGAAGAAACTCATGCTCCTAAAATAG
- a CDS encoding GAF domain-containing SpoIIE family protein phosphatase, whose product MSSEDQQKFIQDLVLLQRVAQMINSNLDIDSLLEEIVNDVSQTFGCSRLAVLLKDNLANELIVGADCGGDFNRHIKGERIKIGEYGMTGHVGATGETYYAPDVSVDPYYEVSDSQTRSEVDIPLRSHGQLIGVLNAQHKELNGFSSNRIQVLEALAGHIATAIENAKLFQRERKEKERMSKELVEARNIQRGLFPDKPPDITGFKIDGKCLPCLEVGGDWYDYITLPDGRLGIVLADVSGKGLGAAMLMSSTRTVLRLVAEEGHSPAKVLNRVNHLLLKDFPTARFVTMIYGILDPKDASIVFASAGHCYPLLSDSSGTRFLKTDTGMPLGIQESDFSEQTIGIGAHSRLVLYSDGITEAMNLSSEQYGEARLVNHIADRSSSIDSLLNDVQIFNGSSPASDDTTVVMIESSRDNADIF is encoded by the coding sequence ATGAGTAGCGAGGATCAACAAAAATTCATACAGGATCTCGTCCTGCTCCAACGGGTGGCACAAATGATCAATTCCAATTTGGATATCGATTCCCTTCTGGAAGAAATCGTCAACGACGTGTCGCAGACGTTTGGCTGCTCGCGGCTCGCGGTCTTGTTGAAGGATAATCTGGCAAATGAGCTTATCGTCGGAGCTGACTGTGGCGGAGATTTTAACCGGCACATCAAAGGGGAACGCATAAAAATTGGGGAGTATGGAATGACGGGACATGTCGGTGCCACCGGTGAAACTTACTATGCTCCCGATGTCTCCGTGGATCCGTATTACGAAGTGAGCGACAGCCAAACGCGTTCGGAAGTCGATATCCCGCTGCGATCACACGGTCAACTCATCGGAGTATTGAACGCTCAACATAAAGAACTCAACGGGTTTTCCTCCAACCGCATCCAGGTTCTCGAGGCCCTGGCAGGTCACATCGCAACGGCCATAGAAAACGCGAAGCTGTTTCAGAGAGAACGCAAAGAAAAAGAAAGGATGTCGAAGGAGCTGGTCGAGGCACGAAACATACAGCGAGGACTGTTTCCGGACAAGCCGCCGGACATTACGGGATTCAAGATCGACGGCAAGTGTCTTCCATGTCTGGAAGTGGGGGGCGACTGGTATGACTACATCACGCTTCCGGACGGTCGACTCGGGATTGTCCTCGCGGATGTCTCGGGCAAAGGATTGGGCGCAGCCATGCTGATGTCATCGACCCGCACAGTCCTGCGATTGGTTGCAGAAGAAGGGCATTCTCCCGCGAAGGTGTTGAACCGTGTAAATCATTTATTACTGAAAGACTTCCCGACTGCCAGGTTTGTCACAATGATATATGGGATCCTCGACCCGAAGGACGCGAGCATCGTTTTCGCAAGCGCAGGGCATTGCTATCCACTTCTTTCCGATTCGAGCGGGACGCGCTTCTTAAAGACGGACACGGGAATGCCCCTCGGGATCCAGGAATCCGACTTCTCCGAGCAGACGATCGGGATAGGGGCACACAGCCGCCTTGTCCTGTACTCCGACGGCATTACCGAGGCGATGAACTTGTCATCCGAACAATATGGAGAGGCACGTCTCGTAAATCATATCGCGGATCGATCATCCTCGATCGACAGCCTTTTAAATGATGTCCAAATATTCAATGGCAGCTCTCCGGCTTCTGACGATACGACAGTCGTAATGATAGAATCCAGCAGGGATAACGCGGACATATTCTAA
- a CDS encoding FeoA family protein — protein sequence MGIEFNEIVNEEANAIKILETGILQVNLKELKTGEAAQIVGFSKHDDAIKKIEAMGLRKGKRITVLKKLGRGILVKAGGTRIVITADVAKNIEVE from the coding sequence ATGGGAATTGAATTTAATGAGATCGTAAACGAAGAAGCGAACGCAATCAAAATTTTAGAAACGGGCATTTTACAGGTGAATTTGAAAGAGCTTAAAACAGGAGAGGCGGCACAGATCGTGGGCTTCTCGAAGCACGACGACGCGATAAAAAAAATCGAAGCGATGGGACTGAGGAAGGGAAAGCGAATCACAGTCCTGAAAAAACTGGGAAGGGGAATTCTAGTCAAAGCCGGCGGCACGCGCATAGTAATCACTGCCGACGTAGCGAAGAATATCGAAGTGGAATGA
- a CDS encoding DUF262 domain-containing protein, with the protein MNMYKDGELIINPDFQRFFRWSVTQQTKFIESILLGIPIPPIFVYQNEKGKWELVDGLQRVSTILNFAGILKDEDKSRRTRSSTKLEQTEMIPSLKGITWKKLPVEPLQLEFKRTKLKIEIIKSGSHKDAKFEVFQRLNTGGSLLSAQEFRNCLLVMLDKSFLDWLETLSQDDNFQTCIDLSDKLIEERYDMELVLRFFVFPKYEFSYAEVSDFLTESMKKIVADRAFDRNSEAARFRSTFALLKELDGDTIFKKNHRGKFLESYFEAIAIGVGQNIDRYIHPDCKSILKNKIDEIETVPVFAEGKGSGTNTKLRVPRIVPFGISYFNI; encoded by the coding sequence ATGAACATGTACAAAGATGGAGAACTGATTATCAATCCAGACTTTCAAAGGTTCTTCAGGTGGAGCGTCACTCAACAGACTAAGTTCATCGAGTCGATCTTATTGGGCATACCTATTCCTCCTATTTTCGTGTATCAAAACGAGAAGGGGAAATGGGAACTCGTTGATGGCCTACAGCGAGTTTCGACAATCCTCAATTTTGCTGGTATACTAAAAGACGAAGATAAGTCGAGAAGAACTAGATCTTCTACGAAACTAGAACAGACAGAAATGATTCCAAGTTTGAAAGGAATTACTTGGAAGAAGTTGCCTGTTGAACCCCTTCAGTTGGAATTCAAGAGAACAAAATTGAAGATAGAAATAATTAAGTCGGGTTCTCACAAGGACGCTAAGTTCGAGGTTTTTCAACGACTCAACACGGGAGGTTCACTACTTTCGGCCCAAGAATTTCGGAATTGTCTTCTGGTAATGCTCGATAAATCCTTCTTGGATTGGTTAGAAACCTTGTCCCAGGATGATAATTTTCAAACATGCATTGATCTTTCGGATAAACTGATTGAGGAAAGATACGACATGGAGTTAGTTTTGCGTTTTTTTGTATTTCCCAAATACGAATTCAGTTACGCAGAAGTGAGCGATTTTCTAACCGAGTCAATGAAAAAAATTGTCGCTGATAGAGCATTTGACAGAAACAGCGAGGCGGCAAGATTCAGAAGCACTTTTGCTTTATTAAAGGAACTGGATGGTGATACCATTTTCAAGAAGAACCATAGGGGAAAATTCTTGGAGTCATACTTTGAGGCTATAGCTATTGGGGTGGGGCAAAACATTGATAGATATATTCATCCAGATTGCAAAAGCATCTTGAAGAACAAAATCGATGAAATAGAAACCGTTCCTGTATTTGCGGAAGGAAAGGGCTCCGGAACAAATACTAAACTTAGAGTGCCAAGGATCGTTCCTTTTGGCATTAGCTATTTTAACATATGA
- a CDS encoding YCF48-related protein, which yields MFKNILSCLIMSFAFLAMTASVEAQSWDYQTNPTIGTADTLGGGKIQFVSSTEGWISLSEGKLLHTTNAGTNWSVVTPFPSDTVWSFSDPSITMSWVSQTHGWKINAIGAGFGDAHGAVIHKTTDGGSTWEKKIISTDSGEVGLQIQFVDDNNGWALIYNLSNGSGSLQKSTDGGDNWTSIASDSVGIFYFVDANNGWTVAGSQDSSMLICHTTNGGVNWVSQYTDRSPGTLNAIQFTDLDNGWVVGDSGKILKTTDGGANWTPITNTGINPLSYSKCLFFLNADTGWIGTNDGIPEHGPDRVILHTTDGGSSWTTSFRDKNNNSAIFSVFFLDANNGWFTGDYGLIGHTTNGGTGVGNDGIKIPDAYSLDQNYPNPFNPSTVISYQLSTVSNVTLKVYDVLGREVETLINQRQAAGSHSVTFNAANLPSGVYFYRLQAGSYNLTKKLLLLK from the coding sequence ATGTTCAAGAACATACTTAGCTGTTTAATAATGTCATTCGCTTTCTTAGCGATGACGGCATCCGTTGAAGCGCAATCGTGGGATTATCAGACAAATCCTACGATAGGTACGGCAGATACGCTGGGTGGGGGCAAAATTCAATTCGTAAGCTCCACCGAAGGCTGGATCTCTCTCAGCGAGGGCAAATTGCTTCACACAACAAACGCCGGAACAAATTGGTCCGTGGTGACGCCCTTTCCTTCAGACACTGTGTGGAGTTTTTCTGACCCATCAATCACTATGAGTTGGGTCAGTCAAACACATGGCTGGAAAATCAACGCGATAGGAGCGGGTTTCGGTGATGCCCATGGCGCTGTAATTCACAAAACCACGGATGGAGGCAGCACCTGGGAAAAGAAAATAATATCGACAGACTCGGGCGAAGTCGGATTACAAATCCAATTTGTCGATGACAATAATGGTTGGGCTCTTATCTATAACCTTTCCAACGGAAGCGGAAGTTTGCAGAAGAGTACTGACGGTGGAGACAATTGGACCTCGATTGCTTCCGACTCTGTCGGCATTTTTTATTTTGTAGATGCAAATAACGGTTGGACGGTCGCCGGCTCCCAGGATTCATCCATGCTAATTTGTCACACTACGAACGGAGGAGTCAATTGGGTCAGCCAATATACAGACAGATCGCCGGGGACACTTAATGCCATACAGTTTACCGATTTAGATAATGGCTGGGTGGTTGGTGATAGCGGTAAAATTCTGAAAACAACCGACGGCGGTGCAAACTGGACTCCTATTACAAATACAGGAATTAACCCTCTATCATACAGTAAGTGCCTTTTCTTTTTGAATGCGGATACCGGCTGGATTGGGACAAACGATGGCATCCCCGAACACGGTCCTGACAGGGTAATCCTGCACACTACCGATGGCGGTTCAAGCTGGACTACGAGCTTTAGGGATAAGAATAATAACAGCGCCATCTTTAGTGTTTTCTTCCTGGATGCGAACAATGGATGGTTTACCGGCGACTACGGCCTCATTGGCCATACGACCAATGGTGGAACGGGAGTAGGAAACGATGGAATCAAAATCCCCGATGCCTACTCATTGGATCAGAATTATCCTAATCCCTTCAACCCTTCCACAGTCATCAGCTATCAGCTCTCCACGGTCAGCAATGTCACGCTCAAGGTTTACGATGTTCTTGGAAGAGAAGTTGAGACGTTGATCAATCAACGTCAGGCCGCGGGAAGTCATTCGGTTACTTTCAATGCAGCCAATTTGCCAAGTGGAGTGTACTTCTACAGACTCCAGGCAGGAAGTTACAACTTAACGAAAAAACTTTTGCTGTTAAAGTAA
- a CDS encoding MjaI family restriction endonuclease yields the protein MAKEWVLNSATNRFQLNFKRNVGAVSEAIRKCAPKNLDEWREYYFKNIRTKEQIEELGRKLYVKVTEVIASEVEQVTEEDCIQYLFQLVIDRTYDGYTTEIRTVYGQLEKELGVKIEPAPDKWDRLYNVDFFIKVRDKYIGLQIKPASGVSHIPEIFKERHQQAETHKKFTDEYGGKVFYVVSVKEGGTKVIANKEVIDEIRDEIKCLS from the coding sequence GTGGCGAAGGAATGGGTTCTCAACAGCGCTACTAATCGTTTCCAACTCAACTTCAAAAGAAATGTGGGGGCGGTCTCCGAAGCGATACGAAAGTGTGCGCCTAAAAATCTTGACGAGTGGAGAGAGTATTATTTCAAAAATATCCGAACCAAAGAGCAAATAGAAGAGCTTGGCAGAAAACTCTATGTCAAGGTGACTGAAGTAATAGCTTCCGAAGTCGAGCAGGTAACCGAGGAAGACTGCATACAATATCTCTTTCAACTGGTGATCGACCGGACGTACGATGGGTATACTACCGAGATTCGTACCGTGTATGGCCAATTAGAGAAAGAATTGGGAGTCAAGATTGAGCCTGCCCCAGACAAATGGGACAGGCTTTACAATGTCGATTTCTTCATCAAAGTTAGAGACAAGTACATTGGCCTCCAGATCAAACCTGCCAGCGGTGTTTCTCATATCCCGGAAATATTCAAAGAACGACACCAGCAGGCAGAAACCCACAAGAAGTTTACAGATGAGTATGGCGGTAAAGTTTTCTACGTTGTTTCAGTAAAAGAAGGCGGAACCAAAGTCATTGCGAACAAAGAAGTAATCGATGAGATTCGGGATGAAATAAAATGCTTGAGCTAA
- a CDS encoding class I SAM-dependent methyltransferase has translation MEHERNRVCPVELANSLDSRIRRWLQDPQDILSPFVREGMKVLDLGCGPGFFSIEMAKMVGKSGKVISADLQEGMLQKLRSKIKGTELEERITLVKCDRDRINVPERVDFILAFFMVHEVPDKDSLFKQLKNILNDDGEFLLVEPKLFHVSRKEFESTTKLAESNGLKVYQGPKVRFSWSAVLKNLRQAGS, from the coding sequence ATGGAACATGAGAGAAACCGGGTTTGTCCAGTTGAGCTCGCCAACTCACTCGACAGCAGAATTAGAAGGTGGCTGCAGGATCCGCAGGATATATTAAGTCCGTTTGTCAGGGAAGGAATGAAGGTTCTTGATTTAGGTTGTGGACCGGGATTTTTCTCGATTGAGATGGCAAAGATGGTCGGCAAGAGTGGAAAAGTAATCTCAGCCGATTTGCAGGAAGGAATGCTGCAGAAGCTCCGCAGCAAAATCAAAGGGACTGAACTGGAAGAAAGGATCACACTCGTGAAATGTGACAGGGATAGGATCAATGTACCGGAGAGAGTCGATTTTATCCTGGCTTTCTTCATGGTCCATGAAGTGCCCGACAAGGATTCTCTCTTCAAGCAATTGAAAAATATCTTGAATGATGACGGCGAATTTCTGCTCGTGGAGCCGAAATTGTTTCACGTATCCCGAAAGGAATTTGAATCGACGACCAAGCTTGCCGAAAGCAATGGGCTCAAAGTGTACCAGGGTCCCAAAGTACGATTTAGTTGGTCGGCCGTACTGAAGAATCTCCGACAGGCAGGAAGCTAA
- the feoB gene encoding ferrous iron transport protein B, translating to MNKSIKVAFAGNPNVGKTSLLNYAAKTDLKVGNWSGVTVEKREGFMDYKGYDIHFVDLPGIYTLEPLSEDEWVAYNFLTKENPDVVVDVIETTNAERDLLLTTELLEFGRPMVVALNMVDEAARRGIEIDSAHSSELLNVPVIRTNGRTGQGVAELLDAIIDSAEGKALPKPVKYNDKIEEALSRISARGELAFSKETERHDGTVDKHTLIKLLSQGDGENLEKTQLEKFYKKNIQSIVKEERYAFANGFYNEVFKKKKSTARDITDQIDKVVLHPYWGLAVFLFVMFLLFKVSFDFSNPLMNWTTGLINDFASPLISSLLLSIGASRWIMNFFSEAIVGGVGFVITFVPLIGAIYFLLALLEMSGYMPRIAFLMDRFMHRLGLHGRGMIPLLLGFGCNVPAVIATRTLENKRDKMLVMAMIPFMSCPARLVIFSFFAILFFDHPAVVIFSLYLAGILIGLLTAFFLRKTAYKGILSHFVMELPPYRVPRIRTVLRITWVQVKSFLYRAGTLIFAASVAVWVLLNTPPNIKSQSDSAAAYIGKAITPIFKPIGINDWRISTSLIPAFLAREIVLSSMGTIYSEETQDLESQHPQFRFFSALGGQAKSFGTAVKESFASLLTPTIQTLQTDEGTESLRAVIRSSFTPASALSFMIFLLLYTSCLATVAVMIREGGRTFGFLFLGYSFAIAWFVAFVVYNVGALI from the coding sequence ATGAACAAGAGCATCAAAGTCGCATTCGCCGGAAACCCGAATGTCGGCAAGACTTCCCTCCTCAACTACGCCGCTAAGACGGATCTGAAAGTCGGCAACTGGTCGGGCGTCACCGTCGAGAAACGGGAAGGCTTCATGGATTACAAGGGATACGATATACACTTTGTGGACCTTCCCGGGATCTACACGCTCGAGCCGCTCTCGGAAGACGAATGGGTCGCTTATAATTTTCTGACGAAGGAAAATCCCGATGTAGTCGTCGACGTCATCGAAACCACCAACGCCGAGCGGGATCTGCTCCTCACGACGGAGCTTCTCGAATTCGGCAGGCCGATGGTCGTCGCGCTGAACATGGTCGATGAAGCCGCAAGGCGCGGGATAGAAATAGACAGCGCCCACAGCAGCGAGCTTCTCAACGTTCCGGTAATTAGAACGAACGGAAGGACAGGTCAAGGAGTTGCGGAATTACTCGACGCGATAATAGACTCCGCCGAAGGAAAGGCGCTCCCTAAACCGGTGAAATATAACGACAAGATTGAAGAAGCCCTCTCGCGAATCTCCGCCCGAGGCGAACTCGCATTCAGCAAGGAAACGGAAAGACATGACGGCACCGTCGATAAACACACACTCATAAAACTGCTGTCTCAAGGCGACGGAGAAAATTTAGAGAAAACCCAGTTAGAAAAATTTTACAAGAAGAACATTCAAAGTATCGTCAAGGAAGAACGATACGCGTTTGCAAACGGATTTTACAACGAGGTTTTCAAAAAGAAAAAATCGACGGCGCGAGACATCACAGACCAGATAGACAAGGTCGTGCTCCACCCGTACTGGGGTCTTGCCGTATTTCTTTTCGTGATGTTCCTTCTCTTTAAAGTGTCGTTCGATTTTTCCAATCCGCTGATGAATTGGACGACCGGTCTGATAAACGATTTCGCTTCGCCGTTGATATCAAGCTTGCTCTTGAGCATCGGCGCCAGCCGGTGGATTATGAATTTTTTTTCCGAAGCCATCGTCGGCGGCGTAGGGTTTGTCATAACTTTTGTGCCGCTGATCGGCGCAATCTATTTTCTCCTCGCGCTTCTTGAAATGTCCGGCTACATGCCCCGGATCGCATTCCTGATGGACAGGTTCATGCACAGGCTCGGACTTCACGGGAGAGGGATGATCCCCCTCCTGCTCGGATTCGGATGCAACGTTCCGGCGGTCATCGCGACGAGAACTCTCGAGAACAAGCGCGACAAGATGCTTGTGATGGCGATGATCCCGTTCATGAGCTGTCCCGCGCGACTCGTGATATTCTCTTTCTTCGCAATTTTATTTTTCGATCACCCGGCAGTGGTAATATTCTCGCTTTATCTTGCGGGAATCCTGATCGGACTCCTGACCGCCTTCTTTTTAAGAAAGACCGCCTATAAAGGCATACTCTCGCATTTCGTGATGGAGCTGCCGCCGTACCGGGTGCCGAGAATAAGAACCGTCCTTCGGATCACATGGGTGCAGGTGAAAAGTTTTCTCTACAGAGCCGGCACTTTGATTTTCGCAGCGTCGGTCGCAGTTTGGGTCTTGCTGAATACCCCGCCGAATATCAAAAGCCAGTCGGACAGCGCAGCGGCGTACATCGGCAAGGCAATCACTCCGATCTTCAAGCCGATCGGCATAAACGACTGGAGAATTTCCACGTCATTGATCCCCGCGTTCCTCGCAAGGGAGATCGTGCTCAGCTCGATGGGGACAATTTATTCGGAGGAGACGCAGGATCTCGAATCTCAGCATCCTCAGTTTCGTTTCTTCTCCGCACTTGGAGGACAGGCGAAGTCATTCGGAACTGCCGTCAAGGAAAGTTTCGCATCGCTTCTCACACCGACCATCCAGACTCTTCAAACCGACGAGGGGACCGAAAGTCTGCGCGCGGTGATACGATCGAGTTTCACTCCGGCATCTGCGTTGTCGTTCATGATATTTCTTCTTTTGTATACTTCGTGCCTCGCGACAGTCGCCGTGATGATACGCGAAGGGGGAAGAACGTTCGGCTTTCTTTTTCTCGGTTACAGTTTCGCGATAGCATGGTTCGTAGCGTTCGTCGTGTACAATGTCGGAGCTTTGATATGA